CATCTGTGCGATGGCCAGGCCACTCATACCACCCAGCTGGATCTACGATGCTATCCAAGTAGGATTGCATCACAATCACGGTTGACCATGCAAACCACGGTCTTCCAAGAAAAGCGTGAACCTGAGATTTGTTGGACTGTAAATCTGGGGCTGCTGTCAAAGTGGAATTTTGAATGACAAATCCACTAACTTGATTGGGGATCTTTTTTCCCTGTGCAGTGAAAGTAATAATGCAGTTAGGCAACCATGCATAAAGGTTGCAGCTTTGAAAAACTGCTGCAGCATCACCAAACACAAAATCAACAGTGCCATAGATGTCACACTCCTTGTAAAATTGCTTGCCCGACTTTGCATAGAGTGTGTCCTGGTACCCTAAAAATGTACATCTGTAAAATGATGATTGGTCAGACTCAGACATTAGGGCAACAGCTTGACTGCCTTCTCCTGCTGAGTTTTCGAAAGTAATGTACTTTGCCATGAATCGATAACCTTTAACAGCTGCAAGCAATGTCATGTAATTGCATTTTAATAAGCTTCATTTGCCatgaaatggaaaagaaaagataatgtTTATGAAAAGAAATGGTAAATACAGCTTGCTCAAAATTTTAAATCCTATGTGCATTATTTGTGCCACTGAAAAACCAAAATGAACTTCAAAATCTTTATCTTCCAAAACTATGCAACCTGAAAATCTCTTTATGAATATATGATCTTTGAATATTCTTTCTACTGATAAGTTGATATTATTATTGCCAAAGAAGTAAGCTTCCTGCAAAGAAGTCAGCACTATTTACGATGGGCGTCTATTCTATGTTATTAAATTTAGACATCGTACAGTGTCGAATGTATGAATTACATAATCTTAATAATGCAGCATGGTGTATGTGAAATTGTAGTAGTACTCCAAGGAGAATAGATTGCTGCAAGAATCAAATGAGCTTGAAGCATTaaagttttgaaatttgaaagccACTGTAACTTTGTAGAGCTAGACGTAGTAGAGGGTACATACTATATGGAAGACACAACGTGTGCATGTTTGATATTGTTGAAATCTTGTGTTTGATATGGATATAGGCAACAATTAAATGCTGAAGTTGCATTTCTGTGTGTGTGCGATTATCTTTATCTGAGTGTTTTCATTTTGTTGTTCAACTTTTTTTACCTTCTCCAGTTGTAGGCATGCTTTTTTTGGTCATATTTACATGGTTTAGGATACTATATGGGAAGAAACAAAGTGTGCATGTTTGATATTGTTGAAATCTTGTGTTTGATATGGATATAGGCAACAATTAAATGCTGAAGTTGCATTTCTGTAAGTGTGCAGTTATCTTTATCTGAGTGCTTGCATTTTGTTGTTCAACTTTTTTTACCTTCTTCAGTTGCAGGCatggtttatttgattatatttACATGGTTTAGGATACTTCTGCAAGCTTATGAACCACTACGATTTCCTTAGGCTTCTTAGTGTAAATGCATTAATTTTGCCCATTGGGTAATTGTTATCAGTTAACTCAGTTTTGCTTCCTTTTGTACATGCTTGTAGGCCCTAAAAAATATTCATTTaaacttcacttggaagaatgAATATGAAGAAATAGGACAAAGCAGTGAGGTTTGATTTGATAAACAAAACGAAACAGACTGTAAGGCCTTTAGATAAAAGGGCAAAATCACAAGGTGAGAGAGGGTGAGAATAAGAACATAAATTGAGAGACTAAATTTCTGATTATTGTTTTCTCACATGCAAACAATCTGGCAACTAGGCCTTTATGTAAAACTAAGATAAATCCATTCCGTATCTCACTTTAGTACCATAACACACGCGGACTCAATAACATAGACAATATTGATATCAAATTCTAGCTAATAAAGTTTCTGAAACACAGCCATATCACCTAAATAATTGGAATAGACTTGTTTAAACCTACTAGAAGGCTTCTTTGCTGCATTAAAAGGAGAGCTTCAATGAACTGCAACAGACAAATGGTGAAGTGCTATAGTGtagtgaagaaaaaagaaagaagttagaagaaacaaaaggaagacTTCTGATGTCCCCTGTTTTACCCACTCTGCCTTTTACTACTCAACTTTTCATTAAAATTCACCATTTAGACGTAAAATGCTGAAATGTTGTGATCCTACTAAAGCAAAAATAGAAAGCATAAATTGCAGTCAGAAGTCCTTACAAACAGTGGCAGTTTCGTAAGTTTTGAACTCAGGGAATCTCCTGTTCATTGTGATTTTGGTTAAATTTTCACCGTCTCCAATCAAAGCTATATTTGTCTTATTTCCCCACACTTCCACTATCTCCTCATAGATACCCGCCTCCACATGAATGTAGTACCTGGATTGACTCTGAATGGGTGCCGATGCAATGGCATCCATTATCTTTCTATATGCTCCAGGTCTTGTCTTGGACACGGTTGCATTAAACATAATGCCATTTCCATGAATGTTGCTTGATTTCTTGTGTCCTTGCAGCTGGAAATGTATGGAGATGTAAACAGATATAACCAATATAATCACAATGACCACTGGAGTGCCCTTAGCCATAGCTCCCTACCTACACCTGGAGGTTAGTGGTCGATGCTAATAGCTGCCTGAgagttcttttttttaattagtcGGTTGCAGGGATGAGTGGCAATTCCAACCTATCACCTGGAGATGTTGCTGATAGGCTAAAATTTTATCTCTCAGGCACGAGTAAAAGAGGCAGATGACTACTTCAATAATGTCTCAAGACAGTTTGTAAAACATCCAAAGCTTATGGTGCTCTTTCAAGTTGCTATGCCAAGAAGTTGATGAAGAAAACTGAGGAACTTATGCAGAGAATGACAGCATCTTGTTGTAACACAAAAGTTATCATACATGAAAATGCTTAACCTCTAATTTGAGTTGTGATAGACTAAGAAACTTCGAGAAGTTTGTGAAAGAAATGGAAACAAAAGGCATTTTGTTGCAGCAACTTTGAGTACTACTTCTTGTTGAAAGCATATGCTGCTGATTATTATACTAAAGCCACAGGAAAAGTCTTGAAGAAAATCGAGATGGAGGCTCTAGTTCATGCAGGATCCAACATTTCTTTTTCATGGCAGCAAAGGAATGCTTAAAAGCTAGCCTGGCAAAAAAGTCTTCTGAGATACTGAACAAGGCAGAGACGCTCAAGGGGGGAGCAGAGTGTGCGGTATACGTTCATGAACTTCTCCTTGATATGAATTCGCACTCGACGAACAAGAACTAGAATTCAGTCGTCAACTCTGGCATCTGTGCAACAAGAGGGGCAATGTAAGCAACTCAGAGCATCATGACATGATACGATTTTCAATCAGTTGGGATGACATTCGAGGAACTGAAAGGATTTTCCAGGAAGGGGAATCTCTGAAAACCCATGGCTTATGACTTGGAAGTTTTTGAGGACTTGTTTAATGCTTATGCTGAAATGAGATTGCTGGGACAGGCAGAAGCAGTGGTACGAAGCTGTGGCGAGTGGAATGAAGGTTCCTGCAGAGGCATGGGACCAACTAGCATATCTATACTACAAAGATAATCAGATGAAGAAGCCTGTTGATGCAATGACGAAGGCCTTTCTATTGTGAAGGCATTTGTTGGACATTAAACCGCATAACATatattgcatgttttgagtaTTTAATAGAAAATGGAGATGCAGAAATTTACTGATATTGATGGGGAACGATTTCATAATTGCCAAGGAATTGGGTAGATTTAAAATTGTTACCTTAGTCctgaaaaaggaaataaaagacTAGCTCTCTGTTTTTGTGCTTgtatttttattctattttggTTTTCAGACATAATGTTTCATTATTTCTGGCGGTAACCTACTATAGCCAACTGAAACTTTAATCCTTACCCAAAAAAGGATGATCTGGTTGTTGAATTGCTTTGAGTGTATAATGCAAATGGATAAAAACCATTTCAGGCCAATGGACATCTTTGGGGGTAATGAAGAATTGCGAATGGATAGAACCATTTCAGGCTAATGCACATCTTTGGGGATAATGACCTGAAACTGCTTGCTACATAAAAATATGCTTGGTATTCAGAACATAATTTACTTCCTGCAAAGACCTGTCATGCAATGAATCATCTGGGGGCTTTCCTCCTTGGTCGGTGATCACAACTTACAACAGTAGGTAGGCATAAAAACAATAATGAATATTTTTTGTGTTTAGTTTTTGAATATTAGACTTAACTGCCTTCATTATAATGCAGTAACTTTATGGCCAAAAACTCCACATTATTAGATTCTAACAGCAGATAAATGCAAgaaatcattcatattggggaTAATGACCTGAAACTGCCTGCTACATAAAAATATGCTTGCTGCAAAGGCCTGTCATGCACTGAATCATCTTGGGGCTTTCCTTCTTGGTCAGTGATCACAACTTACAACTGTAAGTAGGCACAGAAACAATAAtgaatattttttgttttgagtttttgAATATTAGACTTAATTGCCTTCATTACAATGCAGTAACTTGATGGCCAATAGCTCCTCATTATTAGATTCTAACAGCAGATGAATGCAAGAAATCATTCATATATTTAGTGATTATAAAGTGAGTGAAAGGATATTTCTATGCTTTTTGGAATAGCAATCATGATTGAATTCTTTAACTGCTGTTTAATTTTCTGTGTACCCTTATGTTATAGTAGTATTTGGCCAAGAAAACTGCTAAGGCCTGACTAATGGATGTTAACAGATATACATTTATGAATATTCAATGTCCATTTTTAGAAAAACTATACTTACAAGAGCTTGAGCGTTAGTCAGGGATACTGCAGAGTGCAGAGTAGCATTGACTTTGTCTTCTGGACTGAAATTGCAAAAATACACCATTTTGGCAAGAGTGATTTATGAGTCATTACCATATAAAACCAACAGCGCATTTATGTATAACCTTGACAACTACGCAATTCCACCATAATTTACAGAGATTAAATCTACCGACATACTGATTGATGCAAATTGAATTGCTAAAGTTTCTGGATTTTCGATTATTACTAAACATTCCAGAGTCCAAGTGCGATAATAGGCTGACCAAGCCAGTTGGCTACATTGGTACAGAATACTTTGGTCTACATGTATTGACAGTGAAGAGTGTTGATGTCTGTGGTCTTGGGGCAGTATTATTAGAACTTTTGCCGGGGAAAAGGGCTATATAACGATGGCTAGCTTGGATAAATCTATGTTTCCTCTAGCAGCAACGGTATTTTGCTCAGTATCAATGGTAAGCATGCCATAACATTGTAGCAAATCACCCTCCCTGCTCATGCAGAATAAAATTAGTCTATCCCGAATGAAGGTAATGCAAATGTAATGTCCATCCAAGCTTGTAATTGTCAATCAGGTGCACGGTACGATTTATGTTAATATCAATTCAGAAATAGTGAATATATGATAGCCAGAAACATCTGTAACCACATCGTATCCATTAGTAGAGTTCAATACAATATAAGAGAggatattatatttggacatAGTTTTTTAATTTCATTCTCTTCTGAAATGGCATCTTACTAAAAACTCAAGGCTATGGTGGCAGCAGTTCATTGGATGTGCAAAAAGCTAGATGAATCCTTTTTTGTGTCAAAGAGAACAACATTTTATCTACCCAGCATGACATGTCCAAATTGCACGAATGATCCCGGTAATAATTCACAAGATTTGCTAGTCCATAATGTTAAATCTATAGATAGGTTATGTCTATCATGGTCTGTTCTATACGAGCATGGACAAGAAAACACCCTTTCAATTGAAGAACAAGCCTTTGAATCCTTtgatcaaatcaatttcaagaGAAGAATAAGAATTAGAGGGcttctttctttgtttcaagaaaattacaaaGATTCTAACCTCTTTTTATTCTCAAATTAATAAATTGATATTTGTACCAATTCTCTTGGTTTTTTTCTTTAGGCAACGAAATCTGTATTGCAACCAACATTGCTATTTCTTGATATGTTCATATCCCGGCTctatatatttgtatttattatTCACTCATTCAGTTGTCAAGTAATTTGTAAATTATGAAACTCTGGAAGTTCTAGATTTGAAAGACGGTACATAGATTTATATTCTTAGATATATCTTACAAAGGCTAAAAAGGTTTAATCTCATTTCTTAAGCATATGATGCGctgaaaaaaatatttattattgtttGTGTTGCTAAAAATTGGGCAATAGAATTTATATTGACGGTTAAGAATTGTAATTTTAAGGATTGGATAGGTTcattaataaaataaagttCAAGGGCCAATCATTAATTTTAACTTTTAGTTTTAGTATGAGGCGCCAAGAGGGGGGACAAGAAAACCTAAATTTTCTCCGTCattctttttcttaaaaaaaatgttatgaTGGCTCCTAAAGCCAAAGGGATTCAAATGATTTCATGGAAGAGGCTCGGAAATTCAAGAACAGTGATGAATAATTCAGTCTAAGAGATTCTAACTAGTATAGGTTGAGATGATACACAAGGATTGATTTCAGAACTGCTTTCTATATTAGAATTTTTAGAGTGACATAATTCCTAACAAGTGTTTTTGATAACGTATAATTGGTTTATATTAAAACTGCTTATTGTTGTAAATGCACGTTTATATAAGTTTATTTGTCAATGATTTTGACTGGGAACGGATCAAGTGATCTACCGTCATGGATTTGATACTTTACGAATTCTTGTGAATTGATATATTGTTTACAATGAAAGATTCATTAAAAACTTAGATACTTTGTACCTTAATTTTGTGTGTCATAAATCGATAGTTCGAGAACTATACATGCAACCAAACTATACCAGGATTAAATGTGTGGCTGTGACCCAAGTTAGAGTGAAAGACTGTAACCTGTGactaaatctttttttttttttttttttttttttttttgcgcaGTAGGGTATCTGGGCCCATGGACTGGTAATACCGTACAGCCCAACTAATCCCTACTGCGGGCTGGGAGCGGCTCGCCCCAAGCATCACCAGCCTCGGTAATGCCGGGATTCGACCCCTGGACGTGGCTCTCCCCCAACTGGGACTACAACCACGGAGCCAAACCCGGAGGGGCTGTAACCTGTGACTAAATCAAGGCGGTTAAACTTGACTCGTAATGTAGATTATCTTGTGGCTTGTGTGATGTAAGTATACTTAATTGTGTATGTAGAAAAATGATCTCATTGTTGGAATTTTGGTTTCATGATGGCATaaatttttgtaattattgaaaacattattatttttcacaATAACTATGTGAAATCTTGTTTGACTACACTAGTTAATCTAACTGATTAAGCATTTGATCACTTACTGAGTTGTTGAGCGCACCccataattattatttttcttttcagatCTTTAAGGATTGGATGAAACTACGCGGTTGGGTTGTATACCTTAATGGAGTACTTTAGTTTGAATTTCCAGTTATGTTCAGCAATGATGTCACAGGTTTTAGGTTTCAACTTATTTATTAGGTGgcatttgttatttaatttttaggcTATAGTTTTTCTCCTTGTGTAATTGTATAGTCTGTTCTATTATGATTGGTTTGGATAATCAGTtatgaattttgaaaattcaatgAATTTGGGGCATGACAACATTGAttaatgtttaattttcatTGAAACAACATATATTATATTTTGTTCATTACTGAGACATCTAGAAAAAGTTTGTGACAAACTGTTGATCAGTTTCTTCATTGAACTTAAGATAAATGACCATCTAGTCCAATACTCTCCTGCACCAAAACTATTGAGTTATTTTGCTCTCTTTTGGTAAATTCCCTACTTTTATCAGTCGATAAATTTTTACATTTTGTCTGAAAAAAATGATATTAACCTATTTCTCTTCCAGGAAAAAAATTGCCAAATTTCGTTGTTATGAAAATATGGTTGTCACCATGAACTATGTGATCAGATTCATGatcatttgtttctttttgttgtACCATCTGTATGGATTAATCCAGGCAATCTCAAGTTATATGACTATCATCCTTAGCAATTGcaaaacaaattcaaaaattatgaaaattatTGACATAGTATTTAGTTCGAATTCATTATTGACATAGTATTTAGTTCGAATTAATGTATCTTTATCATTCAATTTATCTAATAGGAAGTGATTTTGTAACATCTTGAGCAAGGAAAAAGTTGTAATTGGACTTGATGGGTGTTTGGGTTATTTAGATAATTTTCAACTTATTTCTTCGTACTAGTATAAATGATTGTATAAATGAGTTGATCCAACTTATCAATTCATACTAATGGGTTGATCTAAGTATACTAATTATAAAATTTCTGTCAGAACTTGTTTGTATGACCTAAATTGCCACTTCGCAATTGTGTGATTTGTTTGCAGCTTAATGTTCTAATCACCCAAATTGGCACTTTGCTATTGTTCTATTTACTTGCAACTTAATGAGTTACCTTATTAACCAAACAATTTTATGTGTTTTGTAGTTCATGAATTCAAGGTCAAAAAGTTTGATGAAAAATTGTGAAATGACCAAATGgaaataaagaaattttactttttagcaattatgaaaagaaaaggataaaagaGACCACATGGCACTTGAATTACAAGACGGTATTTTTTATCTTACTTTTTCTTTATATATTTGTTGTCTTCACTCCTATTATTTTTCCtcctaattttcttttcttggtgcATTTGGGCTGTTAATCAATCAAAAATGACAAAAAGTTTCGAAGTTATTACTCGATGACCTAAATCTCAAACTGTTTTTGAACTCCAATTATCAAACATTTAAAATTGTGAATTCATGAATTTTCAATATAACTGGTAATTGTTTAATTCaattgcattttcttttttaaatttgttttctatTTATGTCCTCCTACCAAATCCATAATTCAAGATCTTTTTCCATTTCCCTAGTACTTTCCTTTGTCAaccaaacaagagaaaagaataTGGTTTACAAGGAACCTACTTTCCATTAGTTTACCTTCCTTTCCTCAATGGCTTCCTGGAACCAAACAAGGCTAGACTTGTGAACAGAAAGCTATACCTCATGGAGGATGGTGACCATCTTTTCTGGTAATCATTCCGAATCCGTTGTTTATCTGGTTGCagccaatgttttaaaaaccggaccgttaattgaaccggtgaagtaaaagggtcgaggttcaaccggtcggaccggttcaacctcggttcaatgaattttataaaaaataatttatataaatatatatatgtacaaaataagacatgtaatggactaatttaatattttatatgatgaaaagtttactattttttaataacttggatttttaaaaataaattttttaaattataagttaaaacaaataaatttcatctcaatttcaattatatctaaattcaaccccaaaatatcacaatattttgaaattatacaaaattcatgtctctgagaatttagatattatgaacttaaattttaatttacgttttgggatttagagattgcaatttaaaaaagaaaatttggagttagaaggaagtcaagaaaatcgaaaatagaaatgtaaacttaataaaaaaacaaaaaataagataaaagtgagtggttgtggcattaaataatttgggttaaaaaaaattctttttcaactttgttcaatttaatggacaaaaacaaaataaaaagatggaagaaaacatcaataaattaaaaataaagaggtttgattaaaaagggaatgacaaaagaaaagatgatagagagagagagagagagttgaaaattaaaaagaaagagccatgaggagatgagattttgtaagaaaaatggaaaaaagaaatatgagtgtttgctttatataaataagttattaaaaaaaactaataagatgtgatggtgtaatggttaatacattggtcttttattacaaaggtcttgggttcgaatcttgaaagttgcattttgcaaaactttttttttaaaaaaaaaaaaaaaaaaaaaaaaggggaaagctGAAAACCGGAAAACCGCCGGTTCAATCCGGTTCGGCGGTTTTCACGGTTCAACCGGTCTTTGACCGGTTTTCTAGCAAAGTCAACAATGTcattgaaccggaccggtgccatggccggttcgcggttcaaccggtcgaaccggccggtccggtccggttttcaaaacattggttgCAGCACTCTACAAGACCGGTGACCATCTTGTTTGAAGGGGCAACTTTTTGTTAGCTATTCTTCCTTTCAAGACTTCCACAATTGATTTAAAGTCTATAGCCACTAGTATACTAATGACCCATTTGCCTTATGATGCTTTGATTCGAAACAAAATTCCACCAAATTTTCAGGCACAAGTACCCAAACGGAAGAAGTACTAATGTAACCAGGCATTACCAGTTTACTATTCCATTAATACATCAAATAAGAGGAAAATCAAGGCTCTCCACAAAATGTTCTATCCTACCATCAAGAATATAGTTTCACAGTTGAAACTTGGGATCACATGAATTCCATATCTTCTTCCCGTGCTTCAAGAACTATGGTGGCAAGAGCAAGTCTACATGCGGTGGACCTAAAATTCCTAACCAGAACGTAAATTTCCTTCCTCCTCTTGCTAACAGAGATGGTCTTCCATTGATCGTCTCTAAGATGAGCAAGCAAGACCGCCTCACATAGAGCTATTGCCACAGGCTTCTTGCTGTATGTCCATTAAAACAacattcaaaatcacaaaaataaaccaaaaagaCTAAAGAAAATGACAAACAAATGATGTCGAAAGGAACTCACGTCAATCAAATAAATTCACAAAGCAAAGAAAAGTTCATTCACAATCTCACATGCAGAATACACAATAATTACCTGCCTTGAATGAACCCAGTTGTAATAAAACCAATTGGCCACCTAAAAGACTCCCTGACTACCGGTTCTTCTGGTACTTGAAGTGCCCATCTCCCAGATGGCTGCTGAACAAAATATGAACCCGGCAAAGACTGAGGTGCTTGAAATTTTCCAGCATCCTCCAGTCTGCATTGTTTGCAAGAAGATGCCTAAAAAGTTACTTGAAGCCTTAAAAGTTCCAGTTTCCAAagttcctcttttttaattttcccaaaaatgTGATACATACATACTCCTAAGCGCATTTACGAGGCTGCATGCC
This sequence is a window from Coffea eugenioides isolate CCC68of chromosome 7, Ceug_1.0, whole genome shotgun sequence. Protein-coding genes within it:
- the LOC113777096 gene encoding pectinesterase 2-like; translation: MTLLAAVKGYRFMAKYITFENSAGEGSQAVALMSESDQSSFYRCTFLGYQDTLYAKSGKQFYKECDIYGTVDFVFGDAAAVFQSCNLYAWLPNCIITFTAQGKKIPNQVSGFVIQNSTLTAAPDLQSNKSQVHAFLGRPWFAWSTVIVMQSYLDSIVDPAGWYEWPGHRTDELTYIEYGNWGPGAGTGRRISWVGYKALNQSEEVIPFTVSKFITGDSWIPETGVPYTSSLY